A window of Hevea brasiliensis isolate MT/VB/25A 57/8 chromosome 14, ASM3005281v1, whole genome shotgun sequence contains these coding sequences:
- the LOC131173088 gene encoding putative receptor-like protein kinase At3g47110 gives MGNETDRFPLMQFKAKISNDPNDVFSSWNDSVHFCKWQGVTCGSKHQRATSLNLQGLSLSGNISPHAGNLTFLRFLSLGSNRFHGEIPREVGHLFRLRFINLTNNQLSGEIQGGISNCSELANCSNLQQLYFDGNNFGGELPSSIGNMSNLVQLGLGRYPISGTIPEEVGNLVNLYRLDMDGNLFSGSIPISFGKRQKLERLTLNHNLLSGEIPVFLGPSHPEVGNLKSINAFDVSENILCGEIPKTIRDCSRLEILNMQGNFLQGPIPSSFVSSKGLQRIDLSRNNLSGNITNELEKLIFLQYLNLSFNNFEAEVPKTGVFSNANAFSLVGNRNLCGGIPELQLPECPGKEEKHRKPSIVTILATTIRNSCKQLADSLQKT, from the exons atgggaaatgagactGATAGGTTTCCTCTTATGCAATTCAAAGCCAAGATAAGCAATGATCCAAATGACGTCTTCAGCTCATGGAATGACTCTGTCCACTTCTGCAAATGGCAAGGTGTTACTTGTGGCTCCAAACATCAGAGAGCTACGTCTCTAAATCTGCAGGGGTTGAGCTTGTCAGGCAACATATCTCCACATGCAGGGAATCTCACCTTCTTGAGGTTTCTCAGCCTTGGTAGCAACAGATTCCATGGAGAAATTCCTCGAGAAGTTGGTCACCTCTTCAGATTGAGATTTATCAACCTGACGAATAACCAGTTGAGTGGTGAAATTCAAGGTGGCATCAGCAATTGCTCAGAGCTTGCCAACTGCAGCAATCTGCAACAATTATATTTTGATGGAAACAATTTTGGTGGTGAATTACCTAGCTCCATTGGCAATATGTCTAACCTTGTCCAATTAGGCCTAGGACGATATCCAATATCAGGAACAATCCCAGAAGAGGTAGGGAATCTTGTCAATCTGTATCGATTAGATATGGATGGAAACCTTTTTTCTGGTAGTATCCCCATTTCTTTTGGAAAGCGGCAAAAGCTGGAAAGGCTAACCTTAAATCACAATCTACTTTCTGGAGAAATCCCAGTGTTCCTAG GTCCTTCACACCCAGAAGTAGGCAACTTGAAAAGTATTAATGCATTTGATGTCTCAGAGAACATACTCTGTGGGGAAATTCCTAAGACAATACGCGATTGTTCAAGGCTAGAAATCCTTAACATGCAGGGTAACTTCCTGCAGGGACCCATTCCCTCATCTTTCGTTTCTTCGAAAGGTCTCCAACGAATAGATCTGTCCAGAAATAACTTGTCAGGAAATATTACAAATGAGTTAGAGAAGCTAATCTTCTTGCAATATTTGAATCTTTCTTTCAATAATTTTGAGGCTGAGGTACCAAAAACAGGAGTTTTTAGCAATGCAAACGCATTTTCGCTTGTTGGAAATAGAAATCTTTGTGGAGGTATCCCAGAATTGCAGCTACCAGAATGCCCTGGCAAAGAAGAGAAACACAGAAAGCCTTCCATTGTTACAATCCTCGCCACAACCATCA GGAACTCTTGCAAGCAACTGGCAGATTCTCTTCAGAAAACTTAA